A genomic window from Punica granatum isolate Tunisia-2019 chromosome 2, ASM765513v2, whole genome shotgun sequence includes:
- the LOC116195949 gene encoding UDP-glycosyltransferase 43-like: MAKAQLAFISNPAVGNLVPIVEFAVRLTSRDPRLSAAILIVTLPQRPIVSAYVQSCAATAIPGVRFVHLPAVDPPTPDQFLSSIGYISVYIQKLKPLVKQALANLGAESPRVAALFVDMFCTPLADVADELSIPCYLFFASPASFLGFMVHLSESEGQTGSDSGESAYDTELSIPGFVNKVPKGVLPSAVLKGRDGHTWLIHHARRYRELEGIVINTFQELEPFALSSLLRSLSPPVYAIGPVLDLNGPIQWHPNRAQQVAIMQWLDQQPRSRVVFLCFGSMGSLSVPQVREIAAGLEQSGQRFLWSLREPPKGKIHLPTDYSNFNDVLSKDFLERTAEIGLVCGWVPQVTVLAHPAIGGFVSHCGWNSILESLWHGVPIATWPVYAEQQMNAFEMVRELGLAVEIRLDYREGSDLVRAEEVERGVRALMEGDGDVRRKVKEMSKMSQTTVMEGGSSDGSLGRLIEHVIYKED; the protein is encoded by the exons ATGGCGAAAGCCCAGTTGGCATTCATCTCAAACCCCGCAGTCGGAAACCTCGTCCCTATCGTCGAGTTCGCCGTCCGCCTCACCAGCCGAGACCCCCGACTGTCTGCCGCCATACTCATCGTCACCCTGCCCCAGCGTCCCATAGTCTCCGCCTATGTGCAATCATGCGCCGCCACAGCTATCCCCGGCGTCCGCTTCGTCCACCTCCCCGCTGTGGACCCGCCGACGCCGGACCAGTTCCTGTCATCCATCGGCTACATCTCCGTCTACATACAGAAGCTCAAGCCCCTCGTGAAGCAGGCCCTGGCGAATCTCGGGGCCGAGTCACCCCGAGTCGCCGCCTTGTTCGTGGACATGTTCTGTACTCCCCTGGCCGATGTAGCTGATGAGCTCAGCATCCCCTGCTACCTCTTCTTCGCTTCTCCAGCGAGTTTTCTCGGGTTCATGGTCCACCTGTCGGAGTCGGAGGGCCAGACGGGGTCCGATTCGGGGGAGTCGGCCTATGACACTGAGTTGTCCATCCCGGGTTTCGTCAACAAAGTGCCTAAGGGAGTTTTGCCGTCGGCTGTTCTTAAGGGTAGAGATGGGCACACGTGGCTCATCCACCATGCTCGCAG ATACAGAGAACTGGAGGGTATTGTCATAAATACGTTCCAAGAACTTGAACCCTTTGCGCTCAGCTCATTGTTGAGGAGCCTATCTCCGCCGGTATATGCAATCGGGCCAGTTCTCGACCTCAATGGACCAATCCAGTGGCACCCGAACCGGGCCCAACAAGTGGCGATAATGCAGTGGCTTGACCAGCAGCCGCGGTCGAGGGTTGTGTTCCTGTGCTTCGGGAGCATGGGGAGCCTCAGTGTGCCGCAGGTGAGAGAGATTGCAGCCGGACTGGAACAGTCGGGGCAGCGGTTCTTATGGTCCTTGCGAGAACCACCAAAAGGCAAAATCCACCTTCCAACTGATTACTCGAACTTCAATGATGTATTATCTAAGGACTTCCTGGAGCGGACAGCTGAGATTGGTCTAGTGTGTGGATGGGTCCCGCAGGTGACAGTATTGGCACATCCGGCAATAGGAGGGTTCGTCTCCCATTGCGGCTGGAACTCGATTCTCGAGAGCCTGTGGCACGGGGTCCCAATCGCCACGTGGCCAGTCTATGCGGAGCAGCAAATGAATGCGTTTGAGATGGTGAGGGAACTAGGATTAGCAGTAGAGATCAGGTTGGATTACAGGGAGGGCAGCGATCTGGTGCGAGCCGAGGAGGTAGAGAGAGGGGTTCGGGCTCTGATGGAAGGTGATGGTGATGTGAGAAGAAAGGTCAAGGAGATGAGCAAAATGAGCCAGACGACTGTGATGGAGGGTGGATCATCCGATGGATCATTAGGTCGTTTGATTGAGCATGTCATCTATAAAGAAGACTAG
- the LOC116195948 gene encoding receptor-like protein EIX1 yields the protein MTMLSSLQFLGLADCHLPKVDPAALQVNFSTSLEFLDLSGNNLGSVIPNWLLNLSSITHLDLSSSFAGGAVSFPTEIINNNKQLAFLGLRHNSMRGELPKNLSNLCHLVALKLGRNDLTRDISAALGNPFSCLQNTLRYLDLEENKISGRLGDEIGYFKNLEYIGLSDNKLTGIPESIGQLSNLEFIDLSKNSIVGPIPESLFQLSSLKQLDLKVNKLTGRIPENIGQLSNLEYIDLWGNSIEGPIPESLPQLSSLKCLDLGHNKLTGRIPKSIGLLSNLVELDLSNNLLERVVTELHLANLTSLTHLDISSNELAVKINPKVVAPFQLYTIRMSNCKVGPQFPTWLRAQRNIGYLDLSNASISGIIPDWFYNISFNIELLDLSSNELSGEISLCNMKCWKRLRQLQAINLGNNQFSGLVPTFLCSMKDMSFLGLHGNAFSGSIPKCLSTMTYLNVLDLSRNKLAGRIPSWIGRMVQLRVLNLQFNSFYGEIPMSICKLGYLRVLNLAHNNLSGSIPLCFDNLTTMSDPKYLPETSMSSSLGVEVQMKSITQVYTSAIQYLFSIDLSNNILNGDIPPELTRLCNLENLNLSQNDLWGRIPPEIANLKKLESLDLSINQLSGPIPRSLSELNFLSYLNLSFNQLSGPIPSSAQLSTFTNESYLGNDALCGPPLSKNCSGNHGQSNDIHKQHGDVSEGKDESYALWLYAGIAPGFATGFLGVCCSLYFKHSWRRSFFLWSDKIISQLLVMVEIKLPKVTRKRKMNPIR from the exons ATGACCATGCTTTCTTCTCTTCAATTCTTGGGATTAGCAGACTGTCACCTTCCAAAGGTTGATCCAGCAGCCTTGCAAGTGAATTTCAGTACTTCGCTGGAATTTCTTGATCTGAGTGGTAATAATTTAGGCTCCGTCATTCCTAATTGGTTGCTCAATTTAAGCTCCATCACACACCTCGATCTCTCTTCTAGTTTTGCTGGAGGAGCCGTCTCCTTTCCCACTGAGATCATCAATAATAACAAACAGCTCGCCTTCCTTGGTCTCCGACATAATTCCATGAGAGGTGAGCTGCCGAAGAATCTCAGCAATCTCTGCCACCTGGTTGCGTTGAAATTGGGACGTAACGACTTGACTAGAGATATTTCTGCTGCATTAGGCAATCCTTTCAGCTGCCTCCAGAATACGTTGAGATATTTAGATCTCGAGGAGAATAAAATCAGCGGTCGTTTGGGGGATGAAATTGGGTACTTCAAGAATCTAGAGTATATTGGCCTTTCGGACAACAAATTGACGGGAATCCCAGAAAGCATCGGGCAGCTGTCGAATCTCGAGTTTATTGACCTTTCGAAAAACTCAATCGTGGGTCCAATTCCAGAGTCTCTGTTTCAACTATCCTCTTTGAAGCAATTGGATCTCAAGGTCAACAAATTGACGGGTAGAATCCCAGAAAACATCGGGCAGCTGTCAAACCTAGAGTATATTGACCTTTGGGGAAACTCAATCGAGGGTCCAATTCCAGAGTCTCTGCCTCAGCTATCCTCTTTGAAATGCTTGGATCTTGGGCACAATAAATTGACGGGTAGAATCCCAAAAAGCATCGGGCTGCTGTCAAATCTAGTTGAATTAGACTTGTCCAACAATCTCTTGGAAAGAGTGGTGACCGAACTTCACTTGGCTAATCTCACGAGCTTGACTCATTTGGACATTTCGTCAAATGAGTTGGCGGTCAAGATTAACCCAAAAGTGGTTGCTCCATTTCAACTCTATACCATTCGCATGTCAAACTGCAAAGTTGGGCCTCAATTTCCCACATGGCTTCGAGCACAGAGGAACATCGGTTACCTGGATTTGTCCAATGCAAGCATATCAGGTATCATCCCTGATTGGTTTTACAACATCTCTTTTAACATCGAGCTCCTGGATCTGTCTAGCAATGAGTTGAGTGGAGAAATTTCTTTGTGCAATATGAAGTGTTGGAAAAGGTTACGTCAACTGCAAGCAATAAACTTGGGGAACAACCAGTTCAGTGGCCTGGTTCCAACATTCTTATGCTCTATGAAAGATATGTCCTTTCTGGGGCTACACGGCAATGCCTTCAGTGGGAGTATCCCCAAATGCTTAAGCACTATGACTTATCTTAATGTGCTTGATCTGAGTCGAAATAAATTGGCTGGTCGAATCCCCTCCTGGATTGGTCGCATGGTTCAGCTCAGGGTGTTGAATCTTCAGTTTAATTCCTTCTATGGGGAGATTCCCATGAGCATATGCAAACTCGGATACCTTCGAGTTTTAAACCTTGCGCACAACAACCTTTCTGGAAGCATCCCCCTTTGCTTTGACAACTTAACCACCATGTCCGATCCAAAGTACCTTCCCGAGACAAGCATGTCTTCTTCGTTAGGAGTTGAGGTTCAAATGAAGAGCATAACCCAAGTATACACCAGCGCAATCCAGTATCTTTTCTCCATTGACCTTTCAAACAACATATTAAATGGAGATATTCCGCCCGAGTTGACACGGCTCTGCAACCTTGAAAATCTGAACCTGTCACAGAATGATCTCTGGGGAAGAATCCCTCCAGAGATTGCCAATCTAAAGAAGCTGGAGTCCCTTGATTTGTCCATCAACCAACTCTCAGGCCCCATACCACGGAGCTTATCTGAATTAAACTTCCTGAGTTACTTGAACCTTTCGTTTAATCAATTGTCCGGTCCCATTCCCTCTAGTGCCCAGCTGAGTACATTTACAAATGAATCATATCTTGGTAATGATGCACTCTGCGGACCTCCACTTTCAAAGAATTGCTCGGGAAATCATGGCCAATCTAACGATATTCACAAGCAGCATGGTGATGTTTCAGAAGGTAAAGACGAGTCCTATGCTCTTTGGTTATATGCAGGCATTGCACCGGGCTTTGCCACAGGATTCTTGGGAGTTTGTTGCTCATTATACTTCAAGCATTCTTGGAGGCGGTCCTTCTTTCTTTGGTCAGACAAAATTATCTCCCAATTGCTGGTGATGGTAGAGATTAAGCTGCCAAAAGTTACCCGAAAACGCAAAATGAATCCAATCAG ATGA